From Mauremys reevesii isolate NIE-2019 linkage group 10, ASM1616193v1, whole genome shotgun sequence, the proteins below share one genomic window:
- the RRN3 gene encoding RNA polymerase I-specific transcription initiation factor RRN3 codes for MLGGDEFISSPPRKTVRFGGTLTDVLLKYQKGETTDFELLKHQLLDPEIKDAQIINWLQEFRASVAYLTKDFEQLVSILLKLPWLSRSQDVVEEYLGFLGNLVSAQTVYLRSCLRMIASHFIPPRVTIREDDVYISDSDDDEESLSGNFNTCHRALQTIAKYVPSTPQFLMPILVENFPFINKSERTLECYVHNLLRITVYLPTLRLEILELIVEKLLKMDVSAPRQDIEDAEETAKNSDIKEKTTEEGLFDMEEDEETKENKDTFSRSDTMAHPLAERLDILMNILFSYIKDICHVDGKLDVNNTKDLYRDLVTVFDKLILPTHASCHVQYFMFHICSFKLGFAEAFLDHLWKKLQNPNNPVVIRQTAGSYIGSFLARANFIPIVTVKACMDLLVNWLHVYIDNQDVGTKAYCDVVLHGPFYSTCQAVFYALIFRHKQLLDGNLRKGLAYLQNLNFERIVMCQLNPLKICLPSIVNLFAAITRKYQLVFCYTIIERNNRQFLPVIRSSSGGDSVQTCTNPLDSFFPFDPYILKRSKKTIDPIYQIWEELSTEDLQELKKPFKKCTTEDEDDDFLKGETPQNDGLVGITPNSYDSNILSPASSVGSPPETYVQRHL; via the exons ATGTTGGGAGGCGATGAATTCATCAGTTCCCCACCAAGGAAGACTGTCAGGTTTGGTGGGACGTTGACAGATGTCTTGCTGAAATACCAAAAG GGTGAAACTACAGACTTTGAGTTGTTAAAGCACCAGCTGTTAGATCcagaaataaag GATGCCCAAATCATTAATTGGCTGCAGGAATTTCGGGCTTCTGTTGCATATTTGACCAAAGACTTTGAGCAGCTAGTCAGCATTTTGTTG AAGCTGCCATGGTTGAGCAGAAGTCAAGATGTGGTGGAAGAATATTTGGGTTTTCTTGGTAATCTAGTATCAGCACAGACTGTGTACCTTAGATCATGTCTGCGCATGATTGCTTCACATTTTATACCCC CTCGAGTAACCATAAGGGAGGATGATGTGTATATTTCAGATTCTGATGATGATGAGGAAA gtCTTTCTGGAAATTTTAACACATGTCATAGAGCACTGCAAACTATAGCAAAATATGTTCCTTC AACACCACAATTTCTCATGCCGATACTTGTGGAAAACTTTCCTTTCATTAATAAATCAGAAAGAACTCTG GAATGTTATGTTCATAACCTGTTGCGAATTACTGTGTATCTTCCAACACTGAGGCTTGAAATTCTGGAACTTATTGTTGAAAAGCTATTAAAGATGGAT GTAAGTGCCCCACGACAAGATATTGAGGATGCTGAAGAAACTGCTAAGAATTCTGATATCAAGGAAAAAACCACAGAGGAAGGACTCTTTGACATG GAGGAAGatgaagaaacaaaagaaaacaaagatacCTTCAGTAGGAGTGACACGATGGCCCATCCACTAGCAGAACGCTTGGATATTTTGATGAACATTCTGTTTTCTTACATTAAAGATATCTGCCATGTAGATG GGAAGCTTGATGTTAACAATACGAAGGACTTGTATAGGGATCTGGTTACTGTCTTTGACAAGCTCATTTTGCCAACCCATGCTTCATGTCATGTACAGTATTTCATGTTTCACATCTGTAGCTTTAAATTG ggGTTTGCAGAAGCATTCTTAGACCATCTTTGGAAAAAATTGCAGAATCCAAATAATCCTGTGGTGATCAGACAGACGGCTGGAAGTTATATTGGCAGCTTCTTGGCAAGGGCTAACTTTATTCCAATTGT TACAGTGAAAGCATGCATGGATCTGTTAGTTAACTGGCTGCACGTTTACATTGACAATCAGGATGTGGGGACAAAAGCTTACTGTGATGTTGTTCTTCATGGACCTTTTTACTCCACGTGCCAGGCTGTGTTTTATGCTTTAATTTTTCGCCACAAGCAACTTTTGGATGGAAACTTAAGGAAGG GTTTGGCCTACCTGCAGAACTTAAATTTTGAACGCATAGTCATGTGTCAGCTAAACCCTCTGAAGATTTGCTTACCCTCCATTGTTAACTTGTTTGCTGCTATTACCAG gaaatACCAGTTGGTGTTCTGCTACACCATCATTGAAAGGAACAACAGGCAATTTTTGCCAGTCATCAGAAGCAGCAGTGGGGGTGATTCTGTACAGACTTGCACTAACCCCCTTGACAGTTTTTTCCCATTTGATCCTTACATTCTCAAAAG ATCAAAGAAGACCATTGATCCTATTTATCAGATATGGGAAGAACTGAGTACTGAAGATCTTCAAGAACTTAAGAAACCCTTTAAAAAG